In a single window of the bacterium genome:
- a CDS encoding glycosyl hydrolase family 18 protein translates to MKMIKFRNWAVVLLITLASGQVMGQKKAVIGYYQSWQWQKSPALLSPRHIPYDKLTVINYSFFYPLESGEIVGMDPVADRYLLTGKKEAPSPVIDTGGSLIALAKRHGTRVVLSIGGWDNSSNFPQVAADPLKRANFAHWCVKHIRQYGFDGIDVDWEFPGYVRHKGTSQDRENFTLLLQTVRDSLQTLGKRTGEHYLLSISLPAAASHLVDLEVQKISAISDYINIMTWDLFGPGGKTSNHNSALYGPSQGDSARCLDGAFKLYHVAHGVPADKINLGAAFYGHSYMQCNKIYGEHQGADTSLFREQDGIPYAQIAEKLDLFERFWDPKAQAPYLVSDSLKMLISLDDEESVALKADYVIQNKAGGLIVWPLLGDRLPDGKTPLLDAIYTRLSRR, encoded by the coding sequence ATGAAAATGATTAAATTCAGGAATTGGGCCGTTGTCCTGCTCATCACTTTGGCATCGGGGCAGGTAATGGGGCAAAAGAAAGCGGTGATCGGGTATTATCAATCCTGGCAGTGGCAAAAGTCGCCGGCTCTTCTCAGTCCACGCCATATTCCGTATGACAAACTAACGGTGATCAACTACTCATTTTTTTATCCGCTTGAGAGCGGCGAAATTGTCGGAATGGATCCGGTTGCCGATCGCTATCTGCTGACAGGGAAAAAGGAGGCGCCATCGCCGGTCATCGATACGGGCGGTTCGCTCATCGCACTAGCCAAACGCCACGGCACCAGGGTGGTGCTCTCCATCGGAGGCTGGGACAATTCCAGCAATTTCCCGCAAGTCGCTGCCGATCCCCTGAAACGCGCTAACTTTGCGCACTGGTGTGTGAAACACATCCGGCAGTATGGCTTCGACGGGATTGACGTGGACTGGGAATTTCCGGGCTATGTGCGGCATAAAGGCACATCGCAAGATCGCGAAAATTTCACTTTGTTGCTCCAGACCGTGCGGGACAGCCTGCAAACACTTGGCAAGAGAACCGGTGAACATTATCTGCTTTCTATCTCCTTGCCTGCGGCCGCCAGCCACCTGGTAGACCTGGAAGTGCAGAAAATCAGCGCCATTTCCGACTATATAAATATTATGACCTGGGACTTGTTCGGCCCGGGGGGAAAGACCAGCAACCATAACTCGGCGTTATACGGCCCATCGCAGGGTGATTCCGCCCGCTGTCTGGATGGCGCGTTCAAGCTCTATCATGTTGCGCACGGCGTGCCGGCGGATAAAATTAATCTGGGTGCTGCTTTTTACGGCCATTCTTACATGCAGTGCAACAAAATCTATGGCGAACATCAGGGCGCCGATACCAGCCTTTTTCGGGAACAGGATGGCATCCCCTATGCACAAATCGCCGAAAAGCTGGATCTGTTCGAACGGTTCTGGGATCCCAAAGCACAGGCGCCATATCTGGTCAGCGATTCACTGAAAATGCTCATCTCTCTGGATGATGAAGAATCCGTTGCGTTAAAAGCAGACTATGTTATTCAAAACAAGGCCGGCGGGCTGATTGTTTGGCCGCTGTTGGGGGATCGGCTGCCAGACGGCAAGACGCCGCTGCTCGATGCGATCTATACTCGTTTGTCCCGGAGGTGA
- a CDS encoding DUF4832 domain-containing protein translates to MKNRLGVHGIVSIIGLVWTGLLFAACPETAPGNDLESRGADDREEAPLVLQALDYTENPIDIPNPDRGAYRGRWQNISPKSVNETNSPFGITPEVDHRVPVDENSVLFHGRQVPPVEGDDIEETQFYNGINQNTNPYIGGTGVSALPAVSFMCFDLCNFSSNAFLAAKDAFGYKDDGLFADPGTGATRTGKTQPLTPFALDYIRGLLQKVRDGNGVAFVKFSYDGNGFNYIEPHKYPHLNLTEGLIHGPEPAYVTPNNPSAMCDVPGHTDKDWIEYHLWQLKPIFHEFEDIIMCVKTGMFGPWGEQHSSPMALSAEAGKKLLDAYLEVVPASRILLTNQRLFLAWYNLTYGTTYTAANIDSMPVPAQGSPEARFGFFDDSYAANYENNGRFHNPHDRFRFLTWLYKRNTIFQAEGGIGDNAFGRMPGAIIEAREFRTTVLNMRHGNYSRWSNFIYNEANVTQPVTFPASSSETIPPFTGPTKTAVFDPVYDGKNGMEYMRDRLGYRLVLREAKASQWVAQDGTLRFEGKIQNVGFGNVVNRKNVSIILKAKAGSETFTALTNLDARDWLTDLNSRADHTAAWRDLNFSVKMSALGSVPAGDYDIYLKINDPKERSANKRCIRFANKGNIWNALLGANLIGSTYIKDK, encoded by the coding sequence GTGAAAAATAGGCTTGGAGTGCACGGAATCGTGTCCATTATTGGCCTGGTTTGGACAGGCTTGTTGTTTGCTGCATGTCCGGAAACAGCACCCGGCAACGACCTTGAATCAAGAGGAGCGGATGATCGAGAAGAAGCCCCACTTGTGCTGCAGGCGCTTGACTATACGGAGAATCCAATTGATATTCCGAATCCGGACAGGGGCGCCTATAGAGGCCGATGGCAGAATATATCTCCGAAATCGGTGAATGAGACTAATTCGCCATTTGGTATTACGCCTGAAGTAGACCACCGGGTTCCGGTTGATGAAAATTCTGTGCTCTTCCATGGAAGACAGGTGCCGCCTGTGGAAGGGGATGATATCGAGGAGACTCAATTTTATAACGGAATTAATCAAAACACCAATCCCTACATTGGCGGTACCGGGGTTTCTGCCCTTCCTGCCGTATCATTTATGTGTTTTGACCTGTGCAACTTTTCGTCGAACGCGTTCCTCGCGGCGAAAGATGCCTTTGGGTACAAGGACGATGGATTGTTTGCAGACCCGGGCACGGGTGCCACCAGAACAGGAAAAACTCAACCCTTGACACCGTTTGCGCTTGATTATATCAGAGGCCTGCTTCAGAAGGTGCGGGATGGCAACGGCGTTGCTTTTGTGAAATTTTCTTATGACGGCAACGGATTTAATTATATTGAACCCCACAAGTATCCCCATCTGAATCTCACCGAAGGACTCATTCATGGACCGGAGCCAGCTTACGTAACGCCTAATAATCCATCGGCCATGTGTGATGTACCTGGTCATACGGACAAAGACTGGATTGAATATCATCTTTGGCAGCTTAAGCCAATTTTCCATGAATTCGAAGACATCATCATGTGCGTGAAAACGGGGATGTTTGGCCCATGGGGCGAACAGCACTCATCCCCCATGGCGCTGAGTGCGGAAGCTGGAAAGAAGCTGCTGGATGCCTATCTGGAGGTTGTTCCCGCTTCGCGTATTCTTTTAACAAATCAGCGCTTGTTTTTGGCATGGTATAACCTTACGTATGGGACCACCTATACCGCTGCCAATATAGACTCCATGCCGGTCCCGGCACAGGGCTCACCGGAGGCGCGTTTTGGTTTTTTCGACGATAGTTATGCCGCTAATTATGAAAACAATGGCAGATTTCATAACCCGCATGACCGGTTCAGATTTCTCACCTGGCTTTATAAGCGCAACACGATCTTTCAAGCAGAAGGGGGGATCGGCGATAATGCTTTTGGACGTATGCCAGGCGCTATCATTGAAGCCCGTGAATTCCGGACAACGGTTTTGAATATGAGACATGGGAATTATTCCCGATGGAGTAATTTTATCTATAACGAAGCCAACGTCACTCAACCGGTCACTTTCCCGGCATCAAGCAGCGAAACAATTCCCCCTTTCACTGGACCGACAAAGACCGCCGTTTTTGACCCGGTCTATGACGGCAAGAACGGAATGGAATACATGCGTGACAGACTGGGCTACCGATTGGTGTTGCGCGAGGCTAAAGCAAGCCAATGGGTAGCGCAGGATGGAACCCTGAGGTTCGAGGGGAAGATCCAAAATGTCGGCTTTGGCAATGTGGTCAACAGGAAAAATGTATCGATCATTCTCAAAGCCAAAGCGGGCTCTGAAACTTTCACGGCACTTACAAACCTTGACGCGAGGGATTGGCTGACTGATTTGAACAGCAGGGCAGACCATACTGCGGCATGGCGTGATTTGAACTTTTCAGTAAAAATGTCCGCATTGGGCAGCGTTCCTGCCGGCGACTATGATATTTACCTGAAGATCAATGATCCCAAAGAACGAAGCGCCAACAAGCGCTGCATTCGGTTTGCGAATAAGGGAAACATCTGGAATGCACTCCTTGGCGCTAACTTGATCGGCTCCACTTACATCAAGGACAAGTGA
- a CDS encoding GNAT family N-acetyltransferase — translation MVQETGLQSAPSGRPLQPEKAYRGIILFEKCRIFTIFEHQSGNPIVEKTYNLEYSFRTGTPEDLDFLKGMLYQAALWSPEQQTISLEELLNIPEITRILEDWPNREGDHAVIAVDAQNRPIGAAWYRFWSTDHHSFGFVDAETPELGIAIVKTWRSQGIGRALMQQLISDARARGIERLSLSVDSRNYAADFYKELGFRTVGESSGSWTMLKEMER, via the coding sequence TTGGTTCAGGAAACCGGCCTGCAAAGCGCCCCTTCCGGCAGACCCCTGCAGCCAGAAAAAGCTTATCGGGGGATAATTCTATTTGAAAAGTGCAGAATTTTTACCATATTCGAGCATCAATCGGGGAACCCAATTGTGGAAAAAACATACAATCTTGAATATTCCTTCAGAACCGGTACTCCCGAAGATCTAGACTTCCTCAAAGGGATGCTATATCAGGCGGCATTGTGGTCTCCAGAACAGCAGACGATCTCCCTTGAAGAATTGCTGAACATCCCTGAAATCACCCGGATTCTGGAAGATTGGCCGAACCGGGAGGGGGATCATGCGGTGATCGCCGTCGATGCGCAGAATCGGCCAATTGGCGCCGCCTGGTACCGTTTCTGGAGCACCGACCACCACAGCTTCGGATTCGTAGATGCCGAGACTCCGGAACTCGGGATTGCCATTGTGAAAACCTGGCGGAGCCAGGGGATTGGCAGAGCGCTGATGCAGCAGCTAATATCAGACGCCAGGGCGAGGGGCATCGAGCGCCTGAGCCTGAGCGTCGATTCCAGAAATTATGCGGCTGACTTCTATAAAGAGCTGGGATTCAGAACGGTGGGCGAATCCAGTGGATCCTGGACGATGCTGAAAGAAATGGAACGGTGA
- a CDS encoding TIGR04076 family protein, which yields MKKCKITVLKRTLHADLADEHIAMAVTPCEAFAEGQEFVFTPMMERPQGFCDWAWNDIYKVVIALARGGNFSDGMFQDWMKETKSMITCCTDGIRPVIFKVEIFDDGRTSAVLP from the coding sequence ATGAAAAAGTGCAAGATAACCGTCCTGAAACGGACACTGCATGCGGATCTCGCCGATGAACATATCGCCATGGCGGTAACGCCGTGTGAAGCCTTTGCCGAGGGCCAGGAATTCGTCTTCACCCCGATGATGGAGCGGCCGCAGGGGTTTTGCGATTGGGCCTGGAATGATATCTACAAGGTCGTGATCGCCCTGGCGCGGGGGGGCAATTTTTCCGACGGCATGTTTCAGGACTGGATGAAGGAAACGAAGAGTATGATCACCTGCTGCACCGACGGCATTCGTCCGGTGATCTTCAAGGTGGAGATATTCGACGATGGCCGCACGTCCGCTGTTTTACCGTGA
- a CDS encoding FlgD immunoglobulin-like domain containing protein codes for MHGKNHLLRSMLFMLLICITPLPASQTYPTGSPQGDTPAAAQVHINNLALWVQSDGKTAFNPFTRPAGTQIPWGLLYPDGVPAGLVYVDGIVWGGMVRDGQTPVLRVGGSTWLTGLQPGAIIAPGLAEDPAAAAVNRIWRYRPDWSTADLTSEAFALLASRADAASRQFQFSPDELQAAADSLRAAYEKDRQEWPWQKGAPFYDTNHNGLMEEGEEPGLLEADQVVWFVANDLDPVRTLALYGSPPIGLEMQVTFWGYRQNADLANSLYRRTRVIYKGTQTTPPTAVIDSMAIGLYSDIDIGSWNDDLAGTDTSLQMIYGYNAAALDTVYQSKYGIAPPAFGYSLLYGPVVAASDAGGYAVRDFRARRGFRNLPLTSSWVDRSGDTDSQPSTGKYDGTLQYYNVLCGFRPRPVSPPAPFRIPATGVPVRFSLTGDPVYGTGWLDENGGGREITCSSAYFSMARGDTQEVVMVMTAATGANRIASVEAMKFFTRKAREYAGYMFVTGISARDQRMHPATFQLLQNYPNPFNSGTVIPFDLPAEAHIQVAVYDLSGRRVTILVNGQLQAGPHAVRWDGTNAQGVKLPSGLFLVKLESDALVTQTRKIILMR; via the coding sequence ATGCATGGTAAAAACCATCTTCTACGCTCGATGCTGTTCATGCTGTTGATTTGCATCACCCCCCTGCCCGCCAGTCAGACGTACCCCACCGGATCCCCACAAGGGGACACTCCTGCAGCCGCTCAGGTCCATATCAATAACCTGGCTCTCTGGGTACAGTCCGATGGCAAGACAGCTTTTAATCCTTTCACCCGACCTGCCGGAACACAAATTCCCTGGGGGCTGCTCTATCCGGACGGCGTTCCGGCCGGTCTGGTCTACGTTGATGGCATCGTCTGGGGGGGTATGGTTCGGGACGGCCAGACACCGGTGTTGCGGGTTGGCGGAAGCACGTGGCTGACCGGCTTGCAGCCGGGCGCGATCATCGCGCCCGGCCTGGCCGAGGATCCCGCCGCGGCAGCGGTCAACCGCATCTGGCGCTACCGCCCCGACTGGTCAACCGCCGATCTCACCTCCGAAGCTTTTGCGCTCTTGGCTTCGCGGGCCGATGCGGCCTCCCGTCAATTCCAGTTCAGTCCGGATGAATTGCAGGCCGCGGCCGATTCCCTGCGCGCGGCTTATGAAAAGGACCGGCAGGAATGGCCCTGGCAGAAGGGGGCCCCGTTCTACGACACGAACCACAATGGCCTGATGGAGGAGGGGGAAGAACCGGGTCTGCTGGAGGCGGATCAGGTGGTCTGGTTTGTCGCCAACGATCTCGATCCCGTACGCACGCTCGCCTTGTACGGCTCGCCGCCCATCGGTCTGGAAATGCAGGTAACCTTTTGGGGCTATCGTCAGAACGCCGACTTGGCCAACAGCCTCTATCGCCGGACCCGGGTGATCTATAAAGGTACGCAGACAACCCCGCCCACCGCTGTCATCGACAGCATGGCGATCGGATTATACAGCGACATCGACATCGGCAGCTGGAATGATGACCTCGCCGGAACCGACACCAGTCTGCAGATGATCTATGGATACAATGCTGCAGCGCTGGATACGGTCTATCAGAGCAAGTACGGCATCGCGCCGCCTGCGTTCGGCTATTCGCTGCTGTATGGCCCCGTCGTCGCCGCTTCGGATGCCGGCGGCTATGCGGTGCGCGATTTCCGCGCGCGCCGGGGGTTCCGCAATCTGCCGCTGACCTCCAGCTGGGTGGACCGTTCCGGCGATACCGATTCGCAACCCTCCACCGGCAAGTACGATGGAACCTTGCAATATTATAACGTCTTGTGCGGCTTCCGTCCGCGCCCGGTCAGCCCGCCAGCCCCATTCCGGATTCCGGCCACAGGGGTACCCGTGCGATTCTCCTTGACCGGTGATCCGGTCTACGGCACGGGTTGGTTGGATGAAAACGGCGGCGGCAGGGAGATCACCTGCAGCAGCGCTTATTTCAGCATGGCCCGAGGCGATACCCAGGAGGTCGTCATGGTCATGACCGCAGCCACAGGTGCGAACCGGATCGCCAGCGTGGAGGCGATGAAGTTTTTCACCCGGAAAGCCCGCGAATATGCGGGCTATATGTTCGTGACCGGTATTTCAGCGCGCGATCAGCGTATGCATCCTGCCACGTTCCAGCTCCTACAGAATTATCCCAATCCGTTTAATTCAGGAACGGTGATCCCCTTCGATCTGCCCGCGGAAGCGCACATCCAGGTAGCGGTTTACGATCTCTCCGGCAGGAGGGTGACGATACTGGTGAACGGGCAACTGCAAGCGGGTCCGCATGCCGTGCGCTGGGACGGAACCAATGCGCAGGGCGTCAAGCTGCCGAGCGGTCTGTTTCTGGTCAAACTGGAGTCCGATGCCCTTGTCACCCAAACCCGGAAGATCATTCTGATGAGATAA
- a CDS encoding T9SS type A sorting domain-containing protein, which translates to MSVNASFFPFMLVSSLLLRPLPPLLVEAGEMPQQAWRIISASSQSQGEAAGSYTASDKAGNCYVTGYGTTTPYGSALLLQKYTPSGQLLWSRTHPGFPGDFLPRGLAVTPQQHILLAAYSNAPEPALHLFRYDTEGALLHETLIAGPSAPESGMLFMAVDSSGRCYLATLLSHGGLTFFAYSAAGELIWQHEEGQAASANRNLHAIAADNHGGLYVTGTQYGEEDYTCFLWRYDADGHPQWRVSYDQPGRHSPLDLITGLDGRCYLAAESTPPQGSSYDLLVQCFTMEGTQVWSKRHATGIGNQSGDGQLALGDSAHLFVAGLEFSEEQANAMVLRCYSSVGDELWQTTCPPEYRPALGSLRGMTMSSTGDLLLLIDAKDRSNPVLLLCYDQRGEQRWASWLPGGESDEEIAAPVLAAAGQGRCIITGQLRDPADGTSQLLAWVLDSQGRTLWKQCSAGQRTSNDYVAECRVDASGRLYLLGKSGSTPFLAAWSPAGLELWRTPLAMPGEAVPTLRCLNIDRGGSAFIGGSVSDAGGRDLFLTIRVSAEGKELWRHQVAARDQQSCSLCTQELDQQGNLLVTGAVFPRTGPGCNAFTFKRDPAGRMLWHAEYRSGDASWVHPAALAVDAEGNAFIALVGSGEHRALLKYDPWGKFCWRAGLSRSATSSDWPQYVAVDPHQNILVWGYTTDLAHGVRQQGILSKFSPAGERLWQRSEGHPDGFLRPVYLGMDARGEATLAGFYQETWEEHHFFVSHFDAGGEQSWYTRVQPDLLQDVLLDNTGRCLLLEESGTGAREVCEIDDQGRVIAGWPLGDLPAARMLCDSQDNLYFTGSRNGYGWSFFELARYTRTPETAHQLPQQLSLHNYPNPFNASTTIRYALPTPGWARITIYDRLGREVTGLIDAPHTAGWHEAVWSGARASGLYFIQLETDAGFVHHKMMLIK; encoded by the coding sequence ATGTCTGTTAATGCCTCGTTTTTTCCCTTCATGTTGGTATCCTCGCTGCTTCTCCGGCCCTTGCCGCCGCTGCTGGTAGAGGCCGGCGAGATGCCGCAGCAAGCCTGGCGGATCATTTCCGCCTCATCACAGTCCCAGGGTGAAGCGGCCGGCTCGTATACAGCCAGCGACAAAGCCGGCAACTGCTATGTGACCGGCTATGGCACGACCACCCCCTATGGCAGCGCCCTGCTCCTGCAGAAATACACACCCTCTGGCCAGCTGCTCTGGAGCCGCACTCATCCGGGCTTCCCCGGGGATTTCCTGCCGCGTGGACTCGCGGTGACCCCGCAGCAACATATTCTCCTTGCCGCTTATTCAAATGCGCCCGAACCTGCTTTGCACCTCTTCCGGTATGATACTGAAGGAGCGCTCTTGCACGAGACGCTGATTGCCGGACCATCCGCTCCGGAATCCGGCATGCTCTTCATGGCCGTTGACAGCTCCGGCAGGTGTTATCTCGCCACCCTTTTGAGCCATGGGGGCCTGACCTTTTTCGCCTATTCTGCAGCAGGGGAACTTATATGGCAGCACGAGGAAGGCCAGGCGGCAAGCGCGAATCGGAATCTGCACGCCATCGCGGCGGACAACCACGGCGGTCTCTATGTCACCGGGACCCAGTATGGAGAGGAGGATTATACCTGCTTCCTCTGGAGATACGATGCCGATGGCCATCCGCAATGGCGCGTCAGCTACGATCAGCCGGGTCGTCATTCGCCGCTGGACCTGATCACGGGGCTGGATGGCCGCTGTTATCTCGCTGCCGAGAGCACACCACCGCAGGGTTCGTCTTACGATCTCCTGGTCCAGTGCTTTACGATGGAGGGCACCCAGGTCTGGAGCAAGCGCCACGCAACCGGCATCGGCAACCAATCCGGCGACGGGCAGCTGGCCCTCGGCGACAGCGCGCATCTCTTTGTCGCCGGGCTGGAATTCAGTGAGGAACAAGCCAACGCGATGGTATTGCGCTGCTACAGCTCCGTCGGGGATGAACTCTGGCAGACCACCTGCCCGCCGGAGTACCGCCCCGCGCTGGGCTCACTGCGGGGGATGACAATGAGCAGCACGGGCGATCTCTTGCTCCTCATCGACGCCAAAGACAGATCGAATCCCGTCCTGCTGCTCTGCTATGATCAGCGGGGTGAACAGCGGTGGGCGTCCTGGCTGCCGGGAGGGGAGAGTGACGAGGAGATTGCTGCGCCGGTCCTCGCCGCAGCCGGGCAAGGCCGCTGCATCATCACCGGACAGCTGCGCGATCCAGCCGACGGCACCTCCCAATTGCTCGCGTGGGTCCTGGACAGCCAGGGCCGCACTCTCTGGAAGCAGTGCAGCGCCGGGCAAAGGACCTCCAACGATTACGTGGCCGAGTGCCGGGTGGATGCTAGCGGACGGCTCTATCTGCTCGGCAAATCCGGATCCACACCTTTTCTCGCCGCCTGGAGTCCCGCCGGCCTGGAACTGTGGCGCACACCCCTGGCCATGCCCGGCGAGGCCGTGCCCACCCTGCGCTGCCTGAACATCGACCGGGGCGGCTCGGCCTTCATCGGGGGCAGCGTTTCAGATGCCGGCGGCCGCGATCTCTTTCTCACCATTCGCGTCAGCGCCGAGGGAAAAGAGCTGTGGCGGCACCAGGTCGCCGCCAGAGACCAGCAATCGTGCAGCCTATGTACCCAGGAGCTCGACCAGCAGGGCAATCTGTTGGTGACCGGAGCGGTCTTTCCGCGGACCGGTCCGGGCTGCAATGCCTTCACCTTCAAGCGCGATCCCGCGGGACGAATGCTCTGGCACGCCGAATATCGCAGCGGGGATGCTTCCTGGGTCCATCCGGCCGCCCTGGCGGTGGACGCCGAGGGGAATGCCTTTATCGCCCTGGTCGGCTCCGGCGAGCATCGCGCGCTGCTCAAGTACGACCCCTGGGGCAAGTTTTGTTGGCGCGCCGGCCTCAGCCGCAGCGCCACCTCTTCCGATTGGCCGCAGTATGTCGCCGTCGATCCGCACCAGAATATTCTCGTCTGGGGCTACACGACGGACCTCGCGCACGGCGTGCGCCAGCAGGGCATTCTCAGCAAATTCAGCCCGGCGGGCGAGCGGCTCTGGCAGAGGAGTGAAGGTCATCCGGACGGCTTCCTCCGTCCGGTCTATCTGGGGATGGATGCGCGCGGGGAGGCAACTCTGGCAGGCTTTTATCAGGAAACTTGGGAGGAACACCACTTTTTCGTTAGCCATTTCGACGCCGGGGGCGAACAGAGCTGGTACACGAGGGTGCAGCCGGATCTCCTCCAGGATGTTCTCCTGGACAACACCGGGCGCTGTTTATTGCTCGAGGAAAGCGGTACCGGCGCGCGTGAGGTTTGCGAAATAGACGATCAGGGCCGTGTGATCGCGGGTTGGCCGCTTGGGGATCTCCCCGCCGCGCGGATGTTGTGCGACAGCCAGGATAATCTGTACTTTACCGGCAGCCGCAACGGCTATGGCTGGAGCTTCTTCGAGCTGGCCAGGTACACCCGCACGCCGGAGACCGCGCATCAGCTGCCGCAGCAGCTTTCCCTGCACAATTACCCGAATCCCTTCAATGCCAGCACGACCATCCGCTATGCCCTGCCGACACCGGGCTGGGCGCGCATCACCATCTACGACCGGCTCGGCCGCGAAGTAACCGGGCTGATCGACGCCCCGCATACCGCTGGCTGGCACGAAGCCGTGTGGAGCGGGGCCCGCGCCAGCGGACTCTATTTCATTCAGCTGGAAACCGATGCTGGTTTTGTGCATCACAAGATGATGCTGATAAAATAG